In a genomic window of Glycine max cultivar Williams 82 chromosome 13, Glycine_max_v4.0, whole genome shotgun sequence:
- the LOC100795530 gene encoding transcription factor GTE4 isoform X1 translates to MASGPIVGDDGAKEKQRYTESKVYTRKAFKGPKNKGNAFSTVNAVPPPTAAATTNGGDNGSATATAVDYNKDNSTVNNGDVRAKDNSNNASVLPVPVPVPEDGNSARPQVNSRLDVISDDSSSLNRPRDEPLSVPGVRERSPGPENCVRISLASRSKQEKRELRRRLQGELIRVRSLVNGIEEKLGVLGGYGNSDRMVDRGIGNGIGAKRAHSEVASAVVTLREPTRPLHQLSVSVLENSQGVGEIVEKEKRTPKANQFYRNSEFLLAKDKFPPAESNKKSKLNGKKHGTGEMGHGMGSKLLKSCSSLLEKLMKHKHGWVFDTPVDVEGLGLHDYFSIITHPMDLGTVKSRLNKNWYRSPKEFAEDVRLTFHNAMTYNPKGQDVHIMAEQLSNIFEERWAIIESNYNREMTYGLDYGAPSPVSRKAPPFRPPPIDMRRILDRSESMTQPPKIMGITPSSRTPAPKKPKAKDPHKRDMTYEEKQKLSTHLQSLPSEKLDAIVQIIKKRNSALSQHDDEIEVDIDSVDTETLWELDRFVTNYKKSLSKNKRKAELAIQAREQAEQNAQQKSQAPVEVEIPTETQAADERNVPPSLPEQGQVPVDNGSKTSSSSSSSSDSGSSSSDSDSDSSSASGSDAGSPKT, encoded by the exons ATGGCTTCGGGGCCAATAGTTGGAGATGATGGAGCGAAAGAGAAGCAGAGGTACACCGAGAGTAAGGTTTACACTAGGAAAGCGTTTAAAGGTCCTAAGAACAAAGGTAACGCCTTCAGCACCGTGAACGCTGTTCCTCCTCCTACAGCCGCAGCTACTACCAACGGCGGCGACAACGGTTCTGCTACCGCTACTGCCGTTGATTACAACAAGGATAACAGTACTGTCAATAATGGTGATGTTAGGGCTAAGGATAATAGCAACAACGCCTCGGTTCTGCCGGTGCCGGTTCCGGTGCCGGAGGATGGGAATTCAGCTCGGCCGCAAGTGAATTCGAGGTTGGATGTGATTTCAGATGACTCCTCCAGCTTGAACCGTCCTCGGGATGAGCCTTTGAGTGTTCCAGGCGTGCGAGAGCGGTCGCCGGGGCCAGAGAATTGTGTTAGGATCAGTTTGGCTTCGCGGTCTAAGCAAGAGAAGCGGGAGCTGAGGAGGAGGCTTCAGGGTGAGCTTATTAGGGTTAGGAGTTTGGTGAATGGGATTGAGGAGAAGTTGGGGGTGCTTGGTGGGTATGGTAATTCAGATAGGATGGTGGATCGTGGGATTGGAAATGGGATTGGAGCTAAGAGGGCTCACTCGGAGGTTGCATCTGCTGTTGTTACACTGCGAGAACCTACCCGGCCTTTGCATCAGTTGAGTGTCTCGGTGTTGGAGAATAGTCAAGGGGTTGGTGAAATTGTTGAAAAAGAGAAGAGGACGCCCAAGGCAAACCAGTTCTATCGCAATTCAGAGTTCTTGCTTGCCAAAGATAAGTTTCCACCTGCGGAGAGTAACAAAAAGTCTAAATTGAATGGCAAGAAGCATGGCACGGGTGAGATGGGACATGGAATGGGTTCCAAGCTTTTAAAGAGTTGTAGCTCGTTGCTTGAGAAGTTGATGAAACACAAGCATGGTTGGGTGTTTGATACTCCGGTTGACGTGGAAGGTCTTGGTTTGCATGATTACTTTAGTATCATCACACATCCAATGGACTTGGGTACTGTGAAGTCAAGGCTGAACAAGAATTGGTACAGATCACCCAAGGAGTTTGCCGAGGATGTGAGACTTACATTTCATAATGCCATGACTTATAATCCCAAAGGGCAAGACGTTCATATAATGGCAGAGCAGCTATCTAACATATTTGAAGAAAGATGGGCTATAATAGAATCAAATTACAACCGTGAGATGACATATGGCCTGGATTATGGAGCTCCTTCACCCGTGTCTAGAAAGGCTCCTCCATTTCGGCCCCCACCAATTGATATGAGGCGGATTTTGGATAGGTCAGAATCAATGACACAACCTCCAAAAATCATGGGCATCACTCCTTCGTCTCGAACCCCTGCTCCCAAAAAGCCCAAGGCCAAAGATCCTCATAAGAGAGACATGACATATGAGGAAAAGCAGAAACTCAGCACACATCTTCAGAGTCTACCTTCTGAGAAGCTAGATGCAATTGTACAGATCATTAAGAAGAGAAATTCAGCACTTTCCCAACACGATGATGAAATTGAAGTGGACATTGATAGTGTGGATACTGAGACTCTCTGGGAGCTTGATAGATTTGTGACCAACTATAAGAAAAGTTTGAGCAAAAACAAGAGGAAGGCTGAGCTTGCTATTCAAGCTAGAGAACAAGCTGAGCAGAATGCCCAGCAGAAG AGTCAGGCACCAGTTGAAGTTGAGATTCCGACAGAAACACAAGCAG CAGATGAAAGAAATGTTCCCCCGTCGTTGCCTGAGCAAGGACAAGTTCCAGTGGATAATGGGAGTAAGACCAGTAGTTCAAGCAGCTCCAGCAGTGATTCAGGCTCTTCATCAAGTG atTCTGATAGTGATAGTTCCTCAGCCTCTGGGTCTGATGCAGGGTCACCAAAAACCTGA
- the LOC100795530 gene encoding transcription factor GTE4 isoform X2, producing the protein MASGPIVGDDGAKEKQRYTESKVYTRKAFKGPKNKGNAFSTVNAVPPPTAAATTNGGDNGSATATAVDYNKDNSTVNNGDVRAKDNSNNASVLPVPVPVPEDGNSARPQVNSRLDVISDDSSSLNRPRDEPLSVPGVRERSPGPENCVRISLASRSKQEKRELRRRLQGELIRVRSLVNGIEEKLGVLGGYGNSDRMVDRGIGNGIGAKRAHSEVASAVVTLREPTRPLHQLSVSVLENSQGVGEIVEKEKRTPKANQFYRNSEFLLAKDKFPPAESNKKSKLNGKKHGTGEMGHGMGSKLLKSCSSLLEKLMKHKHGWVFDTPVDVEGLGLHDYFSIITHPMDLGTVKSRLNKNWYRSPKEFAEDVRLTFHNAMTYNPKGQDVHIMAEQLSNIFEERWAIIESNYNREMTYGLDYGAPSPVSRKAPPFRPPPIDMRRILDRSESMTQPPKIMGITPSSRTPAPKKPKAKDPHKRDMTYEEKQKLSTHLQSLPSEKLDAIVQIIKKRNSALSQHDDEIEVDIDSVDTETLWELDRFVTNYKKSLSKNKRKAELAIQAREQAEQNAQQKSQAPVEVEIPTETQADERNVPPSLPEQGQVPVDNGSKTSSSSSSSSDSGSSSSDSDSDSSSASGSDAGSPKT; encoded by the exons ATGGCTTCGGGGCCAATAGTTGGAGATGATGGAGCGAAAGAGAAGCAGAGGTACACCGAGAGTAAGGTTTACACTAGGAAAGCGTTTAAAGGTCCTAAGAACAAAGGTAACGCCTTCAGCACCGTGAACGCTGTTCCTCCTCCTACAGCCGCAGCTACTACCAACGGCGGCGACAACGGTTCTGCTACCGCTACTGCCGTTGATTACAACAAGGATAACAGTACTGTCAATAATGGTGATGTTAGGGCTAAGGATAATAGCAACAACGCCTCGGTTCTGCCGGTGCCGGTTCCGGTGCCGGAGGATGGGAATTCAGCTCGGCCGCAAGTGAATTCGAGGTTGGATGTGATTTCAGATGACTCCTCCAGCTTGAACCGTCCTCGGGATGAGCCTTTGAGTGTTCCAGGCGTGCGAGAGCGGTCGCCGGGGCCAGAGAATTGTGTTAGGATCAGTTTGGCTTCGCGGTCTAAGCAAGAGAAGCGGGAGCTGAGGAGGAGGCTTCAGGGTGAGCTTATTAGGGTTAGGAGTTTGGTGAATGGGATTGAGGAGAAGTTGGGGGTGCTTGGTGGGTATGGTAATTCAGATAGGATGGTGGATCGTGGGATTGGAAATGGGATTGGAGCTAAGAGGGCTCACTCGGAGGTTGCATCTGCTGTTGTTACACTGCGAGAACCTACCCGGCCTTTGCATCAGTTGAGTGTCTCGGTGTTGGAGAATAGTCAAGGGGTTGGTGAAATTGTTGAAAAAGAGAAGAGGACGCCCAAGGCAAACCAGTTCTATCGCAATTCAGAGTTCTTGCTTGCCAAAGATAAGTTTCCACCTGCGGAGAGTAACAAAAAGTCTAAATTGAATGGCAAGAAGCATGGCACGGGTGAGATGGGACATGGAATGGGTTCCAAGCTTTTAAAGAGTTGTAGCTCGTTGCTTGAGAAGTTGATGAAACACAAGCATGGTTGGGTGTTTGATACTCCGGTTGACGTGGAAGGTCTTGGTTTGCATGATTACTTTAGTATCATCACACATCCAATGGACTTGGGTACTGTGAAGTCAAGGCTGAACAAGAATTGGTACAGATCACCCAAGGAGTTTGCCGAGGATGTGAGACTTACATTTCATAATGCCATGACTTATAATCCCAAAGGGCAAGACGTTCATATAATGGCAGAGCAGCTATCTAACATATTTGAAGAAAGATGGGCTATAATAGAATCAAATTACAACCGTGAGATGACATATGGCCTGGATTATGGAGCTCCTTCACCCGTGTCTAGAAAGGCTCCTCCATTTCGGCCCCCACCAATTGATATGAGGCGGATTTTGGATAGGTCAGAATCAATGACACAACCTCCAAAAATCATGGGCATCACTCCTTCGTCTCGAACCCCTGCTCCCAAAAAGCCCAAGGCCAAAGATCCTCATAAGAGAGACATGACATATGAGGAAAAGCAGAAACTCAGCACACATCTTCAGAGTCTACCTTCTGAGAAGCTAGATGCAATTGTACAGATCATTAAGAAGAGAAATTCAGCACTTTCCCAACACGATGATGAAATTGAAGTGGACATTGATAGTGTGGATACTGAGACTCTCTGGGAGCTTGATAGATTTGTGACCAACTATAAGAAAAGTTTGAGCAAAAACAAGAGGAAGGCTGAGCTTGCTATTCAAGCTAGAGAACAAGCTGAGCAGAATGCCCAGCAGAAG AGTCAGGCACCAGTTGAAGTTGAGATTCCGACAGAAACACAAGCAG ATGAAAGAAATGTTCCCCCGTCGTTGCCTGAGCAAGGACAAGTTCCAGTGGATAATGGGAGTAAGACCAGTAGTTCAAGCAGCTCCAGCAGTGATTCAGGCTCTTCATCAAGTG atTCTGATAGTGATAGTTCCTCAGCCTCTGGGTCTGATGCAGGGTCACCAAAAACCTGA
- the RIC1 gene encoding CLE-related protein RIC1 precursor encodes MANATMATRVSILIALIILSTFFMTLQASNLHGHPFIRENNIADSHHFLHKYLDDLSKHIHVQDADDAPHKDGNTHRLAPEGPDPHHNFATPPRN; translated from the coding sequence ATGGCAAATGCAACAATGGCTACTCGAGTGTCTATACTAATTGCACTAATCATCCTCTCCACCTTCTTCATGACTTTGCAGGCTAGTAATCTCCATGGCCATCCCTTCATTCGTGAAAATAATATTGCAGATAGCCATCACTTTCTTCACAAATATTTAGACGACCTATCAAAGCATATACATGTTCAAGATGCTGATGATGCCCCTCACAAAGATGGAAATACGCATAGGCTCGCACCAGAGGGACCAGATCCTCATCATAATTTTGCAACACCACCAAGAAACTAA